One Burkholderia cepacia genomic window carries:
- a CDS encoding ABC transporter permease, with protein MTARAAARARRIAIDKVGVLTGALTIGAVLFAPFVVLRPNRIAAGAGLPVFGSLPAAQAAALAALWIVGALWAMTASRPASRLAAGCGLLATLGYAAGAAAAHLVAPEDALARVSPDAGVWLLLFAWAVLVADALARLAFGPWRRLAALAVAIAAISVPLASGWWDGLSVMREYAVRSDDFWREAVRHVALAGGSVAAAFVAGVPLGIACARIAAVRAALLPVLNVVQTIPSIAMYGLMMAPLGLLAAHVPLAAALGIRGIGVAPAVLALFLYSLLPIASSVVVGLGQVPPHVTEAARAMGMTRAQRLLRVDLVLALPVILSGVRIVLVQNIGLTAVAALIGGGGFGTFIFQGIGQSAADLVLLGAIPTIALALVAAVIFEAATTLAKGRTG; from the coding sequence ATGACGGCGCGCGCGGCGGCACGCGCGCGACGCATCGCGATCGACAAGGTCGGCGTCCTCACCGGCGCGCTGACGATCGGCGCGGTGCTGTTCGCGCCGTTCGTCGTGCTGCGGCCGAACCGGATCGCGGCGGGCGCCGGCTTGCCGGTGTTCGGCTCGCTGCCGGCCGCGCAGGCCGCCGCGCTAGCCGCGCTGTGGATCGTCGGCGCGCTGTGGGCGATGACGGCGAGCCGCCCCGCATCGCGCCTCGCCGCGGGCTGCGGCCTGCTCGCGACGCTCGGCTACGCGGCCGGCGCGGCCGCGGCGCACCTGGTTGCGCCGGAAGACGCGCTCGCGCGCGTGTCGCCCGACGCGGGCGTCTGGCTGCTGCTGTTCGCGTGGGCCGTGCTCGTCGCGGACGCGCTCGCACGCCTCGCATTCGGGCCGTGGCGGCGCCTCGCCGCGCTCGCCGTCGCGATTGCCGCGATCTCGGTGCCGCTCGCGAGCGGCTGGTGGGACGGCCTCTCCGTGATGCGCGAATACGCGGTGCGCAGCGACGATTTCTGGCGCGAGGCCGTGCGGCACGTCGCGCTGGCCGGCGGCTCGGTCGCGGCCGCCTTCGTCGCGGGCGTGCCGCTCGGCATCGCCTGCGCGCGCATCGCGGCCGTGCGCGCGGCGCTGCTGCCGGTCCTCAATGTCGTGCAGACGATCCCCAGCATCGCGATGTACGGGCTGATGATGGCCCCGCTCGGCCTGCTCGCCGCACACGTGCCGCTCGCGGCTGCGCTCGGCATCCGCGGCATCGGCGTCGCGCCGGCCGTGCTCGCGCTGTTCCTGTATTCGCTGCTGCCGATCGCGTCGAGTGTCGTGGTCGGGCTCGGGCAAGTGCCGCCGCACGTGACCGAAGCCGCGCGTGCGATGGGCATGACGCGCGCTCAGCGGCTGCTGCGCGTCGACCTCGTGCTCGCGCTGCCGGTGATCCTGAGCGGCGTGCGCATCGTGCTCGTGCAGAACATCGGGCTGACCGCGGTCGCCGCGCTGATCGGCGGCGGCGGGTTCGGCACCTTCATCTTCCAGGGGATCGGGCAATCGGCCGCCGATCTCGTGCTGCTCGGCGCGATCCCGACG
- the osmF gene encoding ABC transporter substrate-binding protein, whose protein sequence is MKHALPARILGLAFAAAALAAPAVHAADAVVVSSKIDTEGNLLGNLISQVLKAHGIPVTEKIALGTTPIVRKALTSGEIDIYPEYTGNAAFFFNKADDPLWKNASQGYDAAKKLDYAANHLVWLAPAPANNTWGVALLAPVAQSQHLKTFSDFGKWVAGGGKVKLAASAEFVNSASALPSFEKAYGFKLKPEQLVVLSGGDTAATIKAAANQTDGVNAAMVYGTDGGIASSGLAVLDDDKHVQPVYAPAPVIREAVLKAHPQIADYLKPVFASLDLKTLQSLNARIQINGEPAAGVAKSYLKAKGFVK, encoded by the coding sequence ATGAAGCATGCCCTGCCCGCCCGGATCCTGGGCCTCGCGTTCGCCGCCGCCGCCCTTGCGGCGCCCGCGGTGCACGCCGCCGACGCCGTCGTGGTGTCGTCGAAGATCGACACCGAAGGCAACCTGCTCGGCAACCTGATTTCGCAAGTGCTGAAGGCGCACGGCATCCCCGTCACCGAAAAGATCGCGCTCGGCACCACGCCGATCGTGCGCAAGGCGCTCACGAGCGGCGAGATCGACATCTATCCCGAATACACGGGCAACGCCGCGTTCTTCTTCAACAAGGCCGACGATCCTCTGTGGAAGAACGCGAGCCAGGGCTACGACGCCGCGAAGAAACTCGACTACGCGGCGAACCATCTCGTGTGGCTCGCCCCGGCGCCCGCGAACAACACGTGGGGCGTCGCGTTGCTCGCGCCCGTCGCGCAGTCGCAGCACCTGAAGACGTTCTCCGATTTCGGCAAGTGGGTCGCGGGCGGCGGCAAGGTGAAGCTCGCCGCGTCCGCCGAATTCGTGAACAGCGCGTCGGCGCTGCCGTCGTTCGAGAAAGCGTACGGCTTCAAGCTGAAGCCCGAGCAGCTCGTCGTGCTGTCGGGCGGCGATACGGCCGCGACGATCAAGGCCGCAGCGAACCAGACCGACGGCGTGAACGCGGCGATGGTGTACGGCACCGACGGCGGCATCGCGTCGAGCGGCCTCGCGGTGCTCGACGACGACAAGCACGTGCAGCCCGTCTACGCGCCGGCACCCGTGATCCGCGAAGCCGTTCTGAAAGCGCACCCGCAGATCGCCGACTACCTGAAACCGGTGTTCGCGAGCCTCGACCTGAAGACGCTGCAGTCGCTGAACGCGCGCATCCAGATCAACGGCGAGCCGGCCGCCGGCGTCGCGAAAAGCTACCTGAAAGCGAAGGGCTTCGTGAAATGA